In Paenibacillus algicola, a genomic segment contains:
- a CDS encoding DUF4395 domain-containing protein, which yields MKEIPVPYVRSNQAGIVLMVSIFLVTQSATVIAALLAIQAAGLIFGVRGNLFVRLTRTFLSGRVRRSGTEAAELQRFNNTIAVSLLGLSLLSLLLGWTWAGNVLAGMTGAAALAALLGYCIGCTVYFQYKQFRARRLQRG from the coding sequence ATGAAAGAGATTCCCGTTCCATATGTAAGAAGCAATCAGGCAGGAATTGTGCTTATGGTTTCCATCTTTCTCGTTACGCAGTCTGCGACGGTGATTGCCGCTTTGCTGGCGATTCAGGCGGCAGGTCTGATCTTTGGTGTCCGGGGTAATCTGTTTGTCCGGCTGACCCGCACGTTTCTGTCCGGGCGGGTTCGCCGCTCCGGAACAGAGGCTGCCGAGCTCCAGCGCTTTAACAATACGATTGCGGTCAGCCTGCTGGGGCTATCCTTACTGAGCCTTCTGCTAGGCTGGACCTGGGCAGGGAACGTGCTGGCCGGCATGACAGGAGCGGCAGCGCTGGCTGCGCTGCTGGGATATTGCATCGGCTGCACCGTCTATTTCCAGTACAAGCAGTTTCGGGCACGCCGGCTTCAGCGGGGATAA
- a CDS encoding ROK family protein — protein MKQLSLGLDIGGTNTVIGLFNESDELISKSAMRTEHQQGISDYVKRLNQEIWSLLEQQKPYTLAGIGAGVPGHLHAETGTVLRAPNLGWYDVKLGSLLEEHWRVPVAIDNDVRMYAWGEYAAGAARGCQNFICVTLGTGLAAGVVMNGGLIRGAHGYAGEIGHDPVEGNDLPCKCGKTGCLETMASATGIARLAEAAMKRGQRSILQDQAAAISAKDVCIAAEQGDALALEVFENIGSVLGRKLATMTYLLDPELIVVGGGAANAGEMLLAPIRRTLHSLYPKAHQPDVVQGQLGDSAGLYGAALSLASVRGEGNQA, from the coding sequence ATGAAACAGTTAAGCCTTGGACTGGACATTGGCGGTACCAATACCGTCATCGGCTTATTTAATGAGAGCGATGAGTTAATATCCAAATCAGCGATGAGAACAGAGCATCAGCAGGGTATATCGGATTATGTGAAGCGGCTGAATCAGGAGATTTGGAGCCTGCTGGAGCAGCAGAAGCCGTATACACTTGCCGGCATCGGTGCAGGGGTCCCGGGGCATCTGCACGCGGAGACAGGAACCGTGCTGCGGGCGCCAAATCTGGGATGGTATGATGTCAAGCTGGGATCGCTCCTGGAAGAGCACTGGAGAGTGCCGGTGGCCATCGACAATGATGTGCGGATGTACGCCTGGGGAGAATACGCTGCGGGTGCAGCGCGCGGCTGTCAGAACTTCATCTGCGTAACGCTCGGCACGGGCCTGGCCGCAGGAGTAGTGATGAACGGAGGACTGATTCGGGGCGCACACGGCTATGCCGGAGAGATCGGACATGACCCGGTGGAAGGAAACGATCTGCCGTGCAAATGCGGGAAGACCGGCTGCCTGGAGACGATGGCATCGGCAACCGGGATTGCGCGTCTTGCTGAAGCGGCCATGAAACGTGGGCAGAGAAGCATACTGCAGGATCAGGCAGCTGCCATCTCGGCCAAGGACGTATGTATTGCCGCTGAGCAGGGGGATGCTCTCGCTCTGGAGGTGTTTGAGAACATCGGGTCGGTGCTGGGAAGAAAGCTGGCCACGATGACCTATCTGCTGGACCCGGAGCTCATCGTGGTCGGCGGTGGTGCCGCCAACGCCGGTGAGATGCTGCTGGCTCCGATACGCCGCACGCTGCATAGTCTTTATCCTAAAGCCCATCAGCCGGACGTGGTTCAAGGACAGCTGGGCGATTCGGCCGGGCTGTACGGAGCGGCACTGAGCCTGGCAAGCGTGCGGGGGGAGGGAAACCAGGCATGA
- the nagA gene encoding N-acetylglucosamine-6-phosphate deacetylase, whose product MKTLWKNADIIRPGQRLSGGQLLIDSNGVIEAIGARIECPSEPLQVRDGEGLTLVPGFIDVHVHGGDGCNVMDAQEVSLERMSVFHAAHGTTGFLATTNTSSQEHIVSALSCAAGVIQKGTGGADILGIHLEGPFISLKRKGAQLADDVRNPSPEQIEELLQAAENRIKLVTLAPELEGGMDAVEQFLAAGVTVSAGHSDATFKQMEAAVALGVNHTTHHFNGMSPLHHREPGLAGAGLLLPQLTVELIADGYHVHPAVVKMMYDLKSSDGICAITDAVTSCGLPDGDYGHKVMKDGLVYLKGTDTLAGSSLTMIQAVRNVLAFTGLALEDIISSFTSVPARQIGVDGFKGSLAPGKDADFVVLDAGLNVVSTWVRGKAVYEAGM is encoded by the coding sequence ATGAAGACGCTATGGAAAAATGCAGATATCATACGGCCTGGCCAAAGACTGTCCGGGGGACAGCTGCTTATTGACAGCAATGGGGTCATTGAGGCCATCGGAGCCCGGATAGAATGTCCATCGGAGCCGCTGCAAGTCCGGGACGGAGAAGGCTTAACGCTTGTGCCCGGCTTTATTGATGTGCATGTTCACGGCGGCGACGGCTGCAATGTGATGGATGCGCAGGAGGTGAGCCTGGAGAGAATGAGCGTCTTTCATGCGGCTCACGGTACGACAGGCTTTCTGGCCACGACGAATACCTCCAGCCAGGAGCACATCGTGTCGGCTCTGTCCTGCGCCGCAGGTGTTATCCAAAAGGGCACGGGCGGTGCTGACATTCTTGGAATTCATCTGGAAGGGCCCTTCATCAGCCTGAAGCGCAAGGGAGCCCAACTGGCTGACGATGTGCGCAATCCTTCACCGGAGCAGATTGAAGAGCTGCTTCAGGCAGCCGAGAATCGGATCAAGCTTGTCACGCTGGCGCCAGAGCTGGAGGGAGGCATGGACGCCGTGGAGCAGTTCCTGGCTGCAGGAGTTACGGTCTCCGCCGGCCATTCCGACGCTACCTTCAAGCAGATGGAGGCAGCCGTCGCGCTGGGCGTCAATCACACGACGCATCACTTTAACGGGATGAGCCCGCTGCATCACCGCGAACCGGGACTCGCCGGAGCAGGACTGCTGCTGCCGCAGCTTACCGTCGAGCTCATTGCGGACGGGTATCATGTTCATCCGGCAGTCGTGAAGATGATGTATGATCTCAAGTCCTCTGACGGCATCTGTGCCATCACAGACGCGGTAACCAGCTGCGGCCTCCCGGACGGGGATTACGGGCATAAGGTGATGAAAGATGGACTAGTCTATTTAAAAGGGACGGATACGTTGGCCGGAAGCTCGCTCACCATGATCCAGGCCGTGCGAAATGTGCTGGCGTTTACCGGTCTTGCACTAGAGGACATCATCTCTTCCTTTACTTCGGTGCCGGCAAGGCAGATCGGCGTCGATGGCTTCAAGGGCTCGCTAGCGCCCGGAAAGGATGCCGATTTCGTGGTGCTGGATGCCGGGCTGAATGTGGTCTCCACCTGGGTCCGGGGAAAAGCGGTGTATGAGGCGGGAATGTAA